A region from the Enterobacter roggenkampii genome encodes:
- the upp gene encoding uracil phosphoribosyltransferase, which produces MKIVEVKHPLVKHKLGLMREHDISTKRFRELASEVGSLLTYEATSDLETEKVTIEGWNGPVQVEQIKGKKITVVPILRAGLGMMEGVLEHVPSARISVVGIYRNEETLEPVPYFQKLVSNIDERMALVVDPMLATGGSMIATIDLLKKAGCSSIKVLVLVAAPEGIAALEKAHPDVELYTASIDQGLNEHGYIIPGLGDAGDKIFGTK; this is translated from the coding sequence ATGAAGATTGTGGAAGTGAAACACCCACTCGTTAAACACAAGTTGGGCCTGATGCGTGAGCATGACATCAGCACGAAGCGTTTTCGCGAACTGGCCTCTGAAGTCGGCAGCCTGCTGACTTACGAAGCGACCTCCGATCTGGAGACAGAAAAAGTCACCATCGAAGGCTGGAACGGCCCGGTGCAGGTTGAGCAGATCAAAGGTAAGAAAATTACCGTTGTGCCAATCCTGCGTGCCGGTCTCGGCATGATGGAAGGCGTGCTGGAGCATGTGCCAAGCGCGCGCATCAGCGTGGTGGGGATCTACCGTAACGAAGAAACCCTCGAGCCGGTTCCTTACTTCCAGAAGCTGGTGTCCAACATCGACGAGCGTATGGCGCTGGTGGTTGACCCGATGCTGGCAACCGGCGGTTCAATGATTGCCACTATCGACCTGCTGAAAAAAGCGGGCTGCAGCAGCATTAAAGTGCTGGTGCTGGTTGCGGCACCGGAAGGGATCGCGGCACTGGAAAAAGCGCACCCGGACGTTGAGCTGTATACCGCCTCTATCGACCAGGGCCTGAACGAGCACGGGTACATCATCCCGGGGCTCGGCGATGCCGGCGATAAGATCTTTGGTACGAAATAA